The window AATTGCTTTAAAACCTTGTCAGCTCTTATTTCCTGAAATAAGCTGAAGGACTTGTACTTGCTAGTATCAATTTTATCTTTTAGGCTATGTGGGCTAATATTAAGCATTGCTATTCATACAAGTTTTTTTGAACCATTCGTTTTCCTTTATTTCAGAAGAAGGGATATCATAGATAATTTCACCACCTTCCATACCAAGTACCCGGTCACACTTTTGCAATATTTTCATATCATTACTAACCATCAATACGGTTCTGTTGATAGACTTATCACACAAATAATCTGTGAACTTTAGTTTTTCTTCTCTTGAAGTAGTTCCAAAAACATCCTCCCAAAGAATCAATGACTTATTGCCTAAAATACCTCGAGTCCATTTTATTTGTTGTTGAATTTTTTTAGGAAATGTATTGTCTCCCGGATATATCATGATTTGATATCCTTTGTTGGAGGATTCTATAAATTCTGATAGACCGGTTATTTCTGCTGCCTTTTGCACTTCAGAGAAACTACATAATGGGGAACCAATCATTATATTTTCTTCAATGGTGCCCTGAAACAGATTTCCTGTTGACATGCAATCACCGATTTCTCTTCTAATATCGGTTAAATTAAGATCATTAGCAGGGATACCGTTATATAAAATATTTCCTTCGTAATCATTATACCAACCACTTACAAATTGTAATAGAATTGCTTTTCCAGTATTAGTATCCCCCGCAATTCCTATTTTTTCTCCTCCCTTAACATCTAATTCAAGATTGTTTAAGTAAACATAATCGGTCGTTTTGTCCGTAAGTGTAACCTTTTTCAACTTTAGAGACATGGCCTCTTGTTGATTGAAGTCTTTTGTATTATTGATGACATCTTCCAAAGGTAAATCAGTTACAGCGGCAATTTTTTCTACTGAAGTTAATACATCATATATCGACTCAATCGTAAAAATCATTTTTTCAACTGAATTAATAATCAAAATCACTATAATTTCAGCAGCGACAAACTGACCAATATTCATTTGCTGTTCAATTACCAGAATACCTCCGATTAACAATAAGCCTGCTGCCACTACTGCTTTAAAACCAATCATTAAAGAGAACTGATTGATAATTACGTCAAAGTGGGTTTTTCTTGCTTTTATGTATGAGTCAGTTTTTTCATCATTTTTTTCTAATGACAAGGTAGACTCACCGGCCATTTTAAAGGTTTCTACGTTTCTAGCTAATTCTTCTAACCAATGTGCTGTTTCATATTTGTGCTTTGACTCTACAAGAGAGGTTTTTAGTCCTTTTGGCCCAGTAAACCGTACGATTAAAAATATTAGCAGAACTAGGAAAAAAGAAAAAACAATAAAAAACGGGTGATAAAAAGAGACTAATAATAAACCAAATATGATTTGAAAAAAGGCGGTCGAAAAATCAATTAAAATTTTAGATAAGCCTTTTTGAACTGACATGGTATCAAAAAACCGGTTAATCAATTCAGGTAGATATTGGTTTTTGATTTGGTCTAGTCTCAATCTTGGAATACGATAGGCAAATTCAAATGAAGCACGACTAAATATTTTTTGCTGTAATACCTCATTAATAGTTAATTGACGTACCTGCAAATACCCATTAGCCACTATACCTAATATAACCAAAATCACAAGTATAACCCAGGAAGTACTTACCTGACCCCCCATGATTAGATTTATAATTGCTTGTATACCCAAAGGCAAGGATAAACTAATTAAACCTGCAAAAATTGCATAGAGGTAAATGGTGAAAACTAGGCTTTTCTCAGGTTTAAGTAACTGAAGAAATCTATTAAAAGGATGTATTTTAAAGTTATCGTCCATTTTTAGTGCTGTAGGTTTTTAAGGATGATTTGGTAAAAAACATTTGATAATTCCTCAGTATCGGAATGAATATCGGAAAGAGAAGGCATATGTGCAGCAAAAAACTGTTGATGCAATATCCCCACTATACTTGTTGAGGCCAAAGTATTGGCGTGTCCAAATTTTGGATTTATTTCTAGCATTATCTCGGCTAAATGCTTTGATACCTTTTTAAAAGCTAAAAACAAACCATATTTATTCTCTTTATCGACTTCTTTTGTCAAATATGCTTTAGATGATTCTGAAATTACAATGTTTATGAGTTGTTGATAGTTTAAGGTATTAATTTTATTCTCTTCGTCTTCTGGTTTACAAATAACCTCTACCGCACGCTTTAATTTTTGGGTAGGATCGCTAATATTTGTAGTACTAAATGCAAGTTGTAAATCAATCCAGCTCCAATACCAATTGTAAAAGTACAATAAAAGCTTGTGTTTACTTTCAAAATAGCGATAAATCGAACTTTCTGTTGTGCATAATGCCTTTGCAAGTTTACCAAAAGTAAATCTTTCAAGTCCCATTGTATCAATCATCTCTAATGATTTGGAGAGAATATTTCTTCCCAATTCAGATGATTCTGGGTCT is drawn from Marivirga arenosa and contains these coding sequences:
- a CDS encoding peptidase domain-containing ABC transporter encodes the protein MDDNFKIHPFNRFLQLLKPEKSLVFTIYLYAIFAGLISLSLPLGIQAIINLIMGGQVSTSWVILVILVILGIVANGYLQVRQLTINEVLQQKIFSRASFEFAYRIPRLRLDQIKNQYLPELINRFFDTMSVQKGLSKILIDFSTAFFQIIFGLLLVSFYHPFFIVFSFFLVLLIFLIVRFTGPKGLKTSLVESKHKYETAHWLEELARNVETFKMAGESTLSLEKNDEKTDSYIKARKTHFDVIINQFSLMIGFKAVVAAGLLLIGGILVIEQQMNIGQFVAAEIIVILIINSVEKMIFTIESIYDVLTSVEKIAAVTDLPLEDVINNTKDFNQQEAMSLKLKKVTLTDKTTDYVYLNNLELDVKGGEKIGIAGDTNTGKAILLQFVSGWYNDYEGNILYNGIPANDLNLTDIRREIGDCMSTGNLFQGTIEENIMIGSPLCSFSEVQKAAEITGLSEFIESSNKGYQIMIYPGDNTFPKKIQQQIKWTRGILGNKSLILWEDVFGTTSREEKLKFTDYLCDKSINRTVLMVSNDMKILQKCDRVLGMEGGEIIYDIPSSEIKENEWFKKTCMNSNA
- a CDS encoding TetR/AcrR family transcriptional regulator, whose product is MDYTLPTIKIELNPHLYQKDPESSELGRNILSKSLEMIDTMGLERFTFGKLAKALCTTESSIYRYFESKHKLLLYFYNWYWSWIDLQLAFSTTNISDPTQKLKRAVEVICKPEDEENKINTLNYQQLINIVISESSKAYLTKEVDKENKYGLFLAFKKVSKHLAEIMLEINPKFGHANTLASTSIVGILHQQFFAAHMPSLSDIHSDTEELSNVFYQIILKNLQH